Proteins encoded together in one Kutzneria kofuensis window:
- a CDS encoding ribonuclease Z — translation MSQRELVVLGSASQTPTRHRNHNGYLLRFDAEGILFDPGEGTQRQMIQAGRSASEITRICVTHFHGDHSLGLAGTIQRLSLDNVPHPVRCYYPASGQVYFDRLRYATSFHERAKLVTVPLHVDGLVDDNLSVAALEHRIDCYGYRFAEPDGRRMLPDRLASLGIRGPLISELQRSGVVVIDGRTVTLDEVSVPRPGQVFAFVMDTRLCPGAFTLAQDADLLVAESTFLDADRDLAHAYYHLTSREAGRLAAEAGARELVLTHFSQRYPYEEAERFREEAALEFKGEIHLAVDLTTIPLPKRR, via the coding sequence GTGTCCCAGCGTGAACTCGTGGTCCTCGGCTCGGCCAGCCAGACGCCGACCCGGCACCGCAACCACAACGGCTACCTGCTGCGCTTCGACGCCGAGGGCATCCTCTTCGACCCCGGCGAGGGCACGCAGCGGCAGATGATCCAGGCCGGGCGGTCCGCCTCCGAGATCACCCGGATCTGCGTCACCCACTTCCACGGCGACCACAGCCTCGGGCTCGCCGGCACCATCCAGCGGCTGTCCCTCGACAACGTGCCGCATCCCGTGCGCTGCTACTACCCGGCTTCCGGCCAGGTGTACTTCGACCGCCTCCGCTACGCGACTTCCTTCCACGAGCGGGCAAAGCTCGTCACCGTTCCGTTGCATGTGGACGGTCTCGTCGACGACAACCTCTCCGTTGCCGCCCTGGAGCACCGTATCGACTGCTACGGCTACCGCTTCGCCGAACCCGACGGCCGACGCATGCTCCCCGATCGCCTGGCCTCCCTCGGCATTCGCGGTCCCCTGATCAGCGAGCTCCAACGCTCCGGCGTCGTGGTGATCGACGGCCGCACGGTCACCCTCGACGAGGTCAGCGTCCCCCGACCCGGCCAGGTGTTCGCCTTCGTCATGGACACCCGCCTCTGCCCCGGTGCCTTCACCCTGGCCCAGGACGCCGATCTCCTCGTCGCCGAGTCGACCTTCCTCGATGCGGACCGGGACCTGGCCCACGCCTACTACCACCTCACCTCCCGCGAAGCCGGCCGCCTCGCCGCCGAGGCCGGCGCCCGGGAGCTGGTCCTGACCCACTTCTCCCAGCGCTACCCGTACGAGGAGGCCGAACGCTTCCGCGAGGAAGCCGCCCTGGAGTTCAAGGGCGAGATCCACCTCGCCGTCGACCTCACCACCATCCCCCTCCCCAAACGCCGTTGA
- a CDS encoding glycoside hydrolase family 3 C-terminal domain-containing protein, which yields MRSLRSLVAVLTLLVGALVAAHAPTALARNAAGLSDKVQLFYYPWYGSPTVNGSYRHWDQGGHTPPDDIGANYYPSLGPYDSGDFSGAVDQQMTWIARSGAGVIIYSWWGQGSYEDGLAAGVLAAAARHGIRVAWHIEPYGNRTAASVASDINYIDSRYGGSPAFYRDPSHGNKPAFYIFDSLNITDWSNLDSVTGANIVLAQTTDTSKVAHFNGMYTYDGIAAATAPGWANAGAYCHDHGMVWAPSVAPGYIDDRAVPGNSTPTVNRDNGAEYDKTWNNALDPTIGGKPDWVSVTSFNEWHEGSQIEPASSNPPAGRGYLTYSGAYGQTGTASSTAYLDRTKYWVDRFDPGSIGKSDVNLALGKAMSASASQGGFPPGNANDGNATSYWESANNAFPQWLQVDLGASNPVNSITLTLPPSTAWGARTQTLTVSGSNDGTNFSTLVGGNGYRFDPATGNTVSISLPGSAQRYLRLTFTGNTGWPAGQVSEFQVYGTPSAPPPPGSPEQRADALLAQMTTDAKLTMMHGGASCGYGACVDPIPRLGIPGLHLQDGPAGVADGAVGVTQLPAPVAGAATWDSALMKQYGGVIGAEEWGKGANLVLGPTINIVRDPRWGRAFESLGEDPYLAGQLGAADLQGIRAQGPMTQVKHYAVYNQETYRNTPQDNAIVSDRTEQEIYLPAFQAAVQQGQTDSVMCSYAEINGTFACENGQLLNTILRQQMGFSGFVTSDWGGTHSTIPSVTNGMDMEMDGSQYYGAPLTQAVASGQVSIATIDSRVRAILVAMFRAGLFDHSPTGTINSVVTNEAHASVARQVAQEGSVLLKNSSSVLPLGSGSIAVIGDDAGQNALTAGGGSAHVNAPHVVTPYQGIKARAGNASVTYSQGVAAPNGEIVDPSFFGNGLSATFYNGTGLSGPPILTRTDPNINFIWGTQSPTTGVPATNWSAKWTGTLTPPTTGTYTFSLTSDDGSRLFVNGQQVISNWADQPPTTKTGSISLTAGQPVSIEVDYFQDGGGSQLNLGWQIPNQDLLGQAVTAARAASTAVVFVSNAGSEGGDLQNIDLSADQNTLVSQVAAANPNTIVVVNSGSAVTMPWANSVRGIVENWFPGQEDGAAIASLLFGDTNFSGKLPVTFPNSLNDVPAHSGAQWPGQNGTVQYSEGVNVGYRWYDSQHVTPMFPFGFGLSYTTYGYSNLTVSTPDSSGAVQVGFDVTNTGSRAGTEVAQVYVGQPASTGEPPNSLRGFTRVTLNPGQSQHVSLTLDARSFQYWNNGWTKATGANTIRVGGSSRSLPLSGTVTIS from the coding sequence ATGCGAAGCTTGAGAAGCCTGGTCGCCGTTCTGACCCTGCTCGTGGGCGCCCTGGTCGCCGCCCACGCCCCGACGGCGCTGGCCCGCAACGCAGCCGGACTCTCCGACAAGGTCCAGCTGTTCTACTACCCCTGGTACGGCAGCCCGACCGTGAACGGCAGCTACCGGCACTGGGACCAGGGCGGGCACACCCCGCCCGACGACATCGGCGCCAACTACTACCCCTCGCTCGGCCCGTACGACTCGGGCGACTTCAGCGGCGCGGTGGACCAGCAGATGACCTGGATCGCCCGGTCCGGCGCCGGCGTCATCATCTACAGCTGGTGGGGCCAGGGGTCCTATGAGGACGGTCTGGCCGCCGGCGTGCTGGCCGCCGCCGCGCGGCACGGCATCCGGGTGGCCTGGCACATCGAGCCGTACGGCAACCGGACCGCCGCCTCGGTCGCGTCCGACATCAACTACATCGACTCCCGCTACGGCGGCAGCCCGGCGTTCTACCGGGATCCCTCGCACGGCAACAAGCCGGCGTTCTACATCTTCGACAGCCTGAACATCACCGACTGGTCCAATTTGGACTCGGTGACCGGCGCCAACATCGTGCTCGCGCAGACCACCGACACGTCCAAGGTGGCGCACTTCAACGGCATGTACACCTACGACGGTATCGCCGCTGCCACCGCGCCGGGCTGGGCCAACGCCGGCGCGTACTGCCACGACCACGGCATGGTGTGGGCCCCGTCGGTCGCCCCTGGCTACATCGACGACCGCGCGGTGCCCGGCAACAGCACGCCGACCGTCAACCGCGACAACGGGGCCGAGTACGACAAGACGTGGAACAACGCGCTCGACCCGACCATCGGCGGCAAGCCGGACTGGGTCTCGGTGACCTCGTTCAACGAGTGGCACGAGGGCTCCCAGATCGAGCCGGCCAGCTCGAATCCGCCGGCCGGGCGCGGATATCTGACGTACAGCGGCGCGTACGGGCAGACCGGCACCGCCTCGTCGACGGCGTACCTGGACCGCACCAAGTACTGGGTCGACCGGTTCGACCCGGGCTCGATCGGCAAGTCGGACGTGAACCTGGCGCTGGGCAAGGCGATGAGCGCCAGCGCCTCGCAGGGCGGCTTCCCGCCGGGCAACGCCAACGACGGCAACGCCACCAGCTACTGGGAAAGCGCGAACAACGCCTTCCCGCAATGGCTTCAGGTCGATCTCGGAGCGTCCAACCCCGTCAACTCGATCACCCTGACACTGCCGCCCTCGACCGCGTGGGGTGCCCGCACGCAGACACTGACCGTCAGCGGCAGCAACGACGGCACCAACTTCTCGACCTTGGTGGGCGGCAACGGATACCGCTTCGATCCGGCCACCGGCAACACGGTGTCGATCTCGCTGCCGGGCAGCGCGCAGCGGTACCTGCGGCTGACCTTCACCGGCAACACCGGCTGGCCGGCCGGGCAGGTGTCGGAATTCCAGGTCTACGGCACGCCTTCCGCGCCGCCGCCGCCCGGGTCGCCGGAGCAGCGGGCGGACGCGTTGCTGGCGCAGATGACCACCGACGCGAAGCTGACCATGATGCACGGCGGGGCGTCCTGCGGCTACGGCGCCTGCGTGGATCCCATTCCCCGCCTCGGGATTCCCGGCCTGCACCTGCAGGACGGGCCGGCGGGTGTGGCCGACGGCGCTGTCGGCGTCACCCAGCTGCCGGCGCCGGTGGCCGGCGCGGCGACGTGGGACAGCGCGCTGATGAAGCAGTACGGCGGCGTGATCGGCGCCGAGGAGTGGGGCAAGGGCGCGAACCTCGTCCTCGGCCCGACGATCAACATCGTCCGGGACCCGCGCTGGGGCCGGGCCTTCGAGTCGCTGGGCGAGGACCCGTACCTGGCCGGCCAGCTCGGCGCGGCCGACCTGCAGGGCATCCGCGCGCAGGGGCCGATGACGCAGGTCAAGCACTACGCCGTCTACAACCAGGAGACCTACCGCAACACCCCACAGGACAACGCGATCGTCTCCGACCGGACCGAGCAGGAGATCTACCTGCCGGCGTTCCAGGCGGCCGTGCAGCAGGGCCAGACCGACTCGGTGATGTGCTCGTACGCGGAGATCAACGGCACCTTCGCCTGCGAGAACGGGCAGCTGCTGAACACGATCCTCCGGCAGCAGATGGGTTTCTCCGGCTTCGTCACCTCGGACTGGGGCGGCACCCACTCCACGATCCCGTCCGTCACCAACGGCATGGACATGGAGATGGACGGCAGCCAGTACTACGGCGCGCCGCTGACCCAGGCCGTGGCCAGCGGGCAGGTGTCGATCGCGACGATCGACAGCCGGGTGCGGGCCATCCTGGTGGCGATGTTCCGGGCCGGGCTGTTCGACCACTCCCCGACCGGCACGATCAACTCCGTCGTCACCAACGAGGCGCATGCTTCCGTTGCGCGACAGGTGGCACAGGAGGGCAGCGTGCTGCTGAAGAACAGCAGCTCCGTGCTGCCGCTGGGATCCGGTTCCATCGCCGTGATCGGTGACGACGCCGGGCAGAACGCCCTGACCGCCGGCGGCGGCTCCGCGCACGTCAACGCGCCGCACGTGGTCACGCCGTACCAGGGCATCAAGGCCCGGGCCGGCAACGCTTCCGTCACGTACTCGCAGGGCGTGGCCGCGCCGAACGGGGAGATCGTCGACCCGTCGTTCTTCGGCAACGGCCTCTCGGCCACCTTCTACAACGGCACCGGCCTGTCCGGGCCGCCCATCCTGACCAGGACCGATCCGAACATCAACTTCATCTGGGGCACCCAGTCGCCCACCACCGGCGTGCCCGCGACCAACTGGTCGGCCAAGTGGACCGGCACGCTGACGCCGCCCACCACCGGCACCTACACGTTCTCGCTGACCAGCGACGACGGCAGCCGGCTGTTCGTCAACGGGCAGCAGGTGATCAGCAACTGGGCCGACCAGCCGCCGACCACCAAGACCGGCTCGATCTCGCTGACCGCCGGCCAGCCCGTGAGCATCGAGGTCGACTACTTCCAGGACGGCGGCGGCAGCCAGCTGAACCTGGGCTGGCAGATCCCCAACCAGGACCTGTTGGGCCAGGCAGTGACCGCCGCCCGGGCCGCGTCGACGGCGGTCGTGTTCGTCAGCAACGCCGGCTCCGAGGGCGGGGACCTCCAGAACATCGACCTGTCGGCCGACCAGAACACCCTGGTCAGCCAGGTCGCCGCGGCCAACCCCAACACCATCGTCGTGGTCAACTCCGGGTCGGCCGTGACGATGCCGTGGGCCAACTCGGTGCGGGGCATCGTCGAGAACTGGTTCCCCGGCCAGGAGGACGGCGCCGCCATCGCGTCGCTTCTGTTCGGGGACACCAACTTCTCCGGCAAACTGCCGGTGACGTTCCCGAATTCGCTCAACGACGTGCCTGCCCACTCCGGGGCGCAGTGGCCCGGCCAGAACGGCACCGTGCAGTACTCCGAGGGCGTGAACGTCGGCTACCGCTGGTACGACAGCCAGCACGTGACGCCCATGTTCCCGTTCGGCTTCGGCCTTTCCTACACCACGTACGGCTACTCCAACCTGACAGTGTCCACTCCGGACAGCTCAGGCGCCGTGCAGGTCGGCTTCGACGTGACCAACACCGGGTCACGAGCCGGCACCGAGGTCGCCCAGGTCTACGTCGGCCAACCCGCGTCGACCGGCGAACCGCCGAACAGCCTGCGGGGCTTCACCCGGGTCACCCTCAACCCCGGCCAGTCCCAGCACGTTTCCCTCACCCTGGACGCCCGCAGCTTCCAGTACTGGAACAACGGCTGGACCAAGGCCACCGGCGCCAACACGATTCGTGTCGGCGGCTCGTCCCGCTCCCTCCCCCTGTCCGGCACGGTCACCATCTCGTGA
- a CDS encoding glycoside hydrolase family 3 C-terminal domain-containing protein, with translation MRITATVASACAVVCALALTSGSAAATDPVPIYKDTHYSFAERAADLVSRMTLEEKVRQLSTNSGPAIPRLGVQQYTYWSEGQHGINRLGASTNPNTPPDQVHATSFPTNFASSMAWDPDLVYQETTAVSDEIRGFLDKSLWGVSPNNIGPDVNNYGSLTYWAPTVNMDRDPRWGRTDEAFGEDPYLVGQIAGAFVNGYQGNKPDGTAANKYLKVAATAKHYALNDVELNRTGISSDASDADIRDYYTAQFRDLIEDAHVAGLMTSYNAINGTPSVADTYTTNALAQRTYGFGGYITSDCGAVGTTYRQPNGGHNWAPPGWTTDGKDVGATWTNTATGQKVSGPAGGQAYALRAGTALNCPGEENTLPNIQEAINAGVLSEGVLDAALVPVFTIRMETGEFDPVGSVPYTKITKDTIQSPAHQELAQKVADNSLVLLKNDHSVLPVNAAKTHKVVVLGDMANKVTLGNYSGQPNVQVGAVGGIKAALPGAQVVFDAAGTSTGSTGPATLSAQTQADIRSADLVVVFVGTDGSVANEGHDRSTLALPGNYHSLITQVSALGNPNTALVVQSDGPVVLDDVQGSVPAILFSGYNGQAQGAALADVLTGKQNPSGHLNFTWYKDDSQLPPMNDYGLAPKDTDGLGRTYQYFTGTPSYPFGYGLSYSTFGYSPATIDKSTVSADGTVNVSFTVTNTGRTAGATVAQLYAAQQFTVPNVELPIKRLAGFKKTDVLRPGQSQKITIPVRISDLSQWDGAKQAVYDGVYQFQVASNSRDVASSVKTTVTGSITPKIAYVTVQPGAVVYRAGDTIDLTGKNKWIADDTGQQHAAADDIVMAVNNDQSFVDLSKAKVTYATSNPAVATVDAKGLVRAAGDGVATIKVTVNGVTGTAVIVVGHSLSLSIPPIVKAGNSITATTTFANGGSSAISNVTMSVTAPAGWTATATSPATFPSVGGGQTVKTTWQITAPASAAPGSYPFGATATTSAGTRTDVGQVSVPYQSLSAAYNNVGISDDHNTGAANLDGGGLSYSAQALAAAGLTSGGSVQHDGLTFTWPNSGNGQPDNVLTGGQSVLLSGSGSKLGFIGTGDSGTPSGGGTILYTDGTTQQFALGFNDWWQSPSIPGEDVVAALPYLNNGGGQQTQKVNMYYASVPLQAGKTISVVTLPNVTSVATQGQPKLHVFAIAVG, from the coding sequence ATGCGGATAACGGCGACTGTGGCCTCGGCGTGCGCGGTGGTCTGCGCCCTCGCCCTGACCAGTGGCAGCGCGGCTGCCACCGATCCCGTTCCGATCTACAAGGACACCCACTACTCGTTCGCCGAGCGCGCGGCCGACCTGGTGTCCCGGATGACGCTGGAGGAGAAGGTCCGCCAGCTCTCCACCAACAGCGGGCCCGCCATCCCCAGACTCGGGGTGCAGCAGTACACGTACTGGAGCGAGGGCCAGCACGGCATCAACCGGCTCGGCGCGTCCACCAACCCCAACACCCCGCCGGACCAGGTGCACGCCACCAGCTTCCCGACCAACTTCGCGTCGAGCATGGCCTGGGACCCGGACCTGGTGTACCAGGAGACGACCGCGGTCTCCGACGAGATCCGCGGCTTCCTGGACAAGTCGCTGTGGGGCGTCAGCCCGAACAACATCGGCCCGGACGTCAACAACTACGGCTCGCTGACCTACTGGGCCCCGACCGTCAACATGGACCGCGACCCGCGCTGGGGCCGCACCGACGAGGCGTTCGGCGAGGACCCCTACCTGGTCGGGCAGATCGCCGGCGCGTTCGTCAACGGCTACCAGGGCAACAAGCCGGACGGCACGGCCGCCAACAAGTACCTGAAGGTCGCGGCGACCGCGAAGCACTACGCCCTCAACGACGTGGAGCTCAACCGCACCGGCATCAGCTCGGACGCCAGCGACGCCGACATCCGGGACTACTACACGGCGCAGTTCCGCGACCTGATCGAGGACGCGCACGTGGCCGGCCTGATGACCTCGTACAACGCGATCAACGGCACGCCGTCGGTGGCCGACACGTACACCACGAACGCCTTGGCCCAGCGGACGTACGGCTTCGGCGGCTACATCACCTCCGACTGCGGCGCGGTGGGCACGACCTACCGGCAGCCCAACGGCGGGCACAACTGGGCGCCGCCCGGCTGGACCACCGACGGCAAGGACGTCGGCGCCACCTGGACGAACACCGCGACCGGCCAGAAGGTTTCCGGCCCGGCCGGCGGCCAGGCGTACGCGCTGCGCGCCGGCACGGCGCTGAACTGCCCGGGCGAGGAGAACACGCTGCCCAACATCCAGGAGGCGATCAACGCCGGCGTGCTCAGCGAGGGCGTGCTGGACGCCGCGCTGGTGCCGGTGTTCACCATCCGGATGGAAACCGGCGAGTTCGACCCGGTCGGCAGCGTGCCGTACACGAAGATCACCAAGGACACCATCCAGAGCCCGGCGCACCAGGAGCTGGCCCAGAAGGTCGCCGACAACTCGTTGGTGCTGCTGAAGAACGACCACAGCGTGCTGCCGGTGAACGCCGCGAAGACGCACAAGGTCGTCGTGCTCGGCGACATGGCCAACAAGGTCACCCTCGGCAACTACTCCGGCCAGCCCAACGTGCAGGTCGGGGCGGTCGGCGGCATCAAGGCCGCGCTGCCCGGCGCTCAGGTGGTCTTCGACGCCGCGGGCACGTCCACCGGCTCGACCGGCCCGGCCACGCTGTCCGCGCAGACCCAGGCGGACATCAGGAGTGCCGACCTGGTCGTGGTTTTCGTCGGCACGGACGGTTCCGTGGCCAACGAGGGCCATGACCGCAGCACGCTGGCCCTGCCCGGCAACTACCACTCGCTGATCACGCAGGTCTCGGCGCTGGGCAATCCGAACACCGCCCTGGTCGTGCAGTCCGACGGCCCGGTCGTGCTCGACGACGTGCAGGGCAGCGTCCCGGCGATCCTGTTCTCCGGCTACAACGGACAGGCGCAGGGCGCGGCGCTGGCGGACGTGTTGACCGGCAAGCAGAATCCGAGCGGCCACCTCAACTTCACGTGGTACAAGGACGATTCTCAGCTGCCGCCGATGAACGACTACGGGTTGGCGCCGAAGGACACCGACGGGCTGGGCCGGACCTACCAGTACTTCACCGGCACGCCCAGCTACCCGTTCGGCTACGGGCTGAGCTACTCGACGTTCGGCTACTCGCCGGCGACGATCGACAAGTCGACGGTCAGCGCCGACGGCACCGTGAACGTCTCGTTCACCGTGACCAACACCGGCAGGACGGCCGGTGCCACCGTCGCGCAACTCTATGCGGCGCAACAGTTCACCGTGCCGAACGTGGAGCTGCCGATCAAGCGGCTGGCCGGCTTCAAGAAGACCGACGTGCTCAGGCCGGGGCAGTCGCAGAAGATCACCATTCCGGTGAGGATCTCCGATCTGTCCCAGTGGGACGGCGCGAAGCAGGCCGTGTACGACGGCGTGTACCAGTTCCAGGTGGCGTCGAACTCCCGTGACGTCGCGAGCAGCGTGAAGACCACGGTCACCGGGTCCATCACGCCGAAGATCGCCTACGTCACCGTGCAGCCGGGCGCGGTGGTGTACCGGGCCGGCGACACGATCGACCTGACCGGCAAGAACAAGTGGATCGCCGACGACACCGGCCAGCAGCACGCGGCCGCCGACGACATCGTCATGGCCGTGAACAACGACCAGTCCTTCGTGGACCTGTCCAAGGCCAAGGTCACCTACGCCACCAGCAATCCGGCGGTGGCCACGGTCGACGCCAAGGGCCTGGTCCGCGCCGCGGGCGACGGTGTCGCCACGATCAAGGTCACGGTCAACGGCGTCACCGGCACGGCGGTGATCGTCGTCGGGCACTCGCTGTCGCTGTCCATCCCGCCGATCGTCAAGGCCGGCAACAGCATCACCGCCACGACGACGTTCGCCAACGGTGGCAGCTCGGCGATCAGCAACGTCACGATGTCGGTCACCGCGCCGGCCGGCTGGACGGCGACGGCGACCTCGCCGGCCACCTTCCCGTCGGTCGGCGGCGGCCAGACCGTGAAGACGACCTGGCAGATCACCGCGCCGGCCTCGGCGGCGCCGGGGTCGTACCCGTTCGGCGCGACGGCGACCACAAGTGCCGGCACCAGAACGGATGTCGGCCAGGTGTCGGTGCCGTACCAGTCGCTTTCCGCCGCGTACAACAACGTCGGCATCAGCGACGACCACAACACCGGGGCTGCCAATCTGGACGGCGGCGGCCTGAGCTACTCGGCGCAGGCGCTGGCCGCGGCCGGCCTCACGTCGGGCGGCTCCGTGCAGCACGACGGCCTGACCTTCACCTGGCCGAACTCCGGCAACGGGCAGCCGGACAACGTGCTCACCGGCGGGCAGTCGGTGCTGTTGTCGGGATCGGGCAGCAAGCTGGGCTTCATCGGCACCGGTGACTCCGGCACACCGTCTGGTGGCGGCACCATTCTGTATACAGACGGCACCACACAGCAGTTCGCACTGGGCTTCAACGACTGGTGGCAGTCGCCGTCGATCCCCGGCGAGGACGTGGTGGCGGCGCTGCCGTACCTGAACAACGGCGGCGGGCAGCAGACACAGAAGGTCAACATGTACTACGCGTCGGTGCCGCTGCAGGCCGGCAAGACGATCTCCGTGGTGACCCTGCCCAACGTCACCTCGGTGGCCACGCAGGGACAGCCCAAGCTGCACGTGTTCGCCATCGCCGTCGGCTGA
- a CDS encoding ROK family transcriptional regulator translates to MSQAPLNLREEGRLRVLQALHRTGHSSRVELVRRTGLSKATVSTLVADLMSAGLVREDDEPPGETRRTGRPAQGLSLVPTAAYALGADIGHQHVRVVLCDLLGTPLWDRFVVKEVDREPAQTLDLVADLVAQALLDNDIPVERVLGIGTGIASPVERSGELGRSMIMSAWAGLRPAWELERRTGLAGMVTNDANAGALAERLYGVARDTGDMVYVRLSAGIGAGIVVDGQLMLGARGLAGEVGHLLAEPGGRICRCGNRGCLETVASPVAVAELLARSWGEPVTPLDLPRLVAEGNPGASRAIEDAGEAVGRVLASVVTLVDPELVVVGGDLAAAGELILAPVRWNIRKHALSLGARQVAVVAGELGDRAEVRGAAGIVLSNAPRLLATAASAA, encoded by the coding sequence ATGTCGCAGGCTCCGCTCAACCTGAGGGAAGAGGGCCGGCTGCGGGTGCTGCAGGCCCTGCACCGCACCGGGCACAGCAGTCGAGTGGAGCTGGTCCGGCGGACCGGGCTGTCCAAGGCGACCGTGTCCACGTTGGTCGCGGACCTGATGTCGGCCGGGCTGGTGCGCGAGGACGACGAGCCGCCGGGCGAGACCCGCCGGACGGGCCGGCCGGCGCAGGGCCTGTCGCTGGTGCCGACCGCGGCGTACGCACTGGGTGCGGACATCGGCCACCAGCACGTCCGAGTGGTGCTGTGCGACCTGCTCGGCACGCCGCTGTGGGACCGGTTCGTGGTCAAGGAGGTGGACCGGGAGCCGGCGCAGACCCTGGACCTGGTCGCCGACCTCGTGGCGCAGGCGTTGCTGGACAACGACATTCCCGTCGAACGGGTGCTCGGCATCGGCACCGGCATCGCGTCGCCGGTGGAGCGCAGCGGCGAGCTGGGCCGGTCGATGATCATGTCGGCGTGGGCGGGGCTGCGGCCGGCGTGGGAGCTGGAGCGGCGCACCGGGCTGGCCGGCATGGTCACCAACGACGCCAACGCCGGCGCGCTGGCCGAGCGGCTCTACGGCGTCGCCCGCGACACCGGGGACATGGTGTACGTGCGGCTGTCCGCCGGCATCGGCGCGGGCATTGTCGTTGACGGACAACTGATGCTCGGCGCCCGCGGCCTGGCCGGCGAGGTCGGGCACCTGCTGGCCGAGCCGGGTGGGCGGATCTGCCGCTGCGGCAACCGGGGCTGTCTGGAGACGGTCGCCAGCCCGGTGGCGGTCGCGGAGTTGTTGGCCCGCAGCTGGGGCGAGCCCGTGACGCCGCTCGACCTGCCGCGGCTGGTCGCCGAGGGCAACCCGGGGGCGTCCCGGGCCATCGAGGACGCCGGTGAGGCCGTCGGCCGCGTGCTGGCCTCCGTCGTGACACTCGTGGACCCGGAACTCGTTGTGGTGGGCGGAGATCTGGCCGCCGCCGGTGAGCTGATCCTGGCCCCCGTCCGGTGGAACATCCGCAAGCACGCGCTGTCGCTGGGCGCGCGACAGGTGGCCGTGGTGGCCGGTGAGCTGGGGGATCGGGCGGAGGTGCGGGGCGCGGCCGGCATCGTGCTGTCGAACGCGCCCCGCCTGCTCGCGACCGCCGCCAGCGCCGCCTGA
- a CDS encoding ThuA domain-containing protein, translating into MKSRLSRAVIAVLSMLLLLSTAANTPAAPQAPQFKVLAFYSGTYDDAHIAFEKEAAIWFPQVAAQYNFQYTQTNNWSLLNNLTTATANVVMFLDNVPGDPAQQQGFQNYMQNGGAYFGWHVSAYNDSGSNWPWFNNTFMGTGTFRNNTWFPTTAILHTDSAHAATRRLPTTWTAGVSEWYSWQNDLRQNPNIQVLASVDASSFPVGTDPNQSWYSGYYPILWTNKSYKMLYANFGHDAMNYTTKTPLSSTFADPVQDKFIIDGLLWLGGGTPTDAPTDQINPGGYFSVINKGNNKCVDARGAGTANGTVIQQYSCNNTNAQQFQFQWTNGPYLRVNNRGNTAESWDVSGRSTADGAGIQLWAYGGGTNQQWQAVQEAGGYWHFTSMSTQKCLTASGSGDGTQLTQATCTGVASQSFRLQQQS; encoded by the coding sequence GTGAAATCGAGACTCTCGCGCGCGGTCATCGCCGTGCTGTCCATGCTGCTGTTGTTGTCCACGGCGGCCAACACACCCGCAGCGCCGCAGGCGCCGCAGTTCAAGGTGTTGGCCTTCTACAGCGGCACGTACGACGACGCGCACATCGCCTTCGAGAAGGAGGCGGCGATCTGGTTCCCCCAGGTCGCGGCGCAGTACAACTTCCAGTACACCCAGACGAACAACTGGTCGCTGCTGAACAACCTGACCACCGCGACCGCCAATGTCGTCATGTTCCTCGACAATGTTCCCGGCGATCCCGCCCAACAACAGGGATTCCAGAACTATATGCAGAACGGCGGCGCCTACTTCGGTTGGCACGTGTCCGCGTACAACGACTCCGGCAGCAACTGGCCGTGGTTCAACAACACGTTCATGGGCACCGGAACCTTCCGCAACAACACGTGGTTCCCGACCACGGCAATTCTGCACACGGATTCGGCGCACGCGGCGACGCGGCGTCTGCCGACGACGTGGACGGCCGGCGTCAGCGAATGGTACAGCTGGCAGAACGACCTCAGGCAGAACCCGAACATCCAGGTCCTGGCCTCGGTCGACGCGTCGAGCTTCCCGGTCGGCACCGACCCGAACCAGTCCTGGTACAGCGGCTACTACCCCATCCTGTGGACGAACAAGAGCTACAAGATGCTGTACGCCAATTTCGGCCACGACGCGATGAACTACACGACGAAGACGCCACTGTCGTCCACTTTCGCGGACCCGGTCCAGGACAAGTTCATCATCGACGGCCTGCTCTGGCTCGGCGGCGGCACGCCGACGGACGCCCCCACTGACCAGATCAATCCGGGCGGCTATTTCAGCGTGATCAACAAGGGCAACAACAAGTGCGTCGACGCCCGCGGCGCCGGCACCGCGAACGGCACGGTGATCCAGCAGTACAGCTGCAACAACACCAACGCGCAGCAGTTCCAGTTCCAGTGGACCAACGGTCCGTACCTGCGGGTGAACAACCGCGGCAACACCGCGGAGTCGTGGGACGTGTCCGGCCGGTCCACCGCCGACGGCGCCGGCATCCAGCTCTGGGCCTACGGTGGCGGCACCAACCAGCAGTGGCAGGCGGTCCAGGAAGCCGGCGGCTACTGGCACTTCACCAGCATGAGCACCCAGAAATGCCTGACGGCGTCCGGTTCCGGCGACGGCACGCAGCTGACGCAGGCCACCTGCACGGGGGTCGCGTCGCAGTCCTTCAGGTTGCAGCAGCAGTCCTGA
- a CDS encoding anthrone oxygenase family protein has product MILFGASLVITFRVNIPLNIALDKAEPAAPATAWRAFEERWVRRNNVRTLTTTGGLAALVVTLALT; this is encoded by the coding sequence CTGATCCTGTTCGGCGCCAGCCTGGTGATCACCTTCCGGGTCAACATCCCGCTGAACATCGCTCTGGACAAGGCGGAGCCGGCGGCACCGGCGACAGCGTGGCGGGCGTTCGAGGAGCGCTGGGTGCGCAGGAACAACGTGCGCACGCTGACCACGACCGGCGGTTTGGCGGCGCTGGTGGTCACACTCGCGCTGACCTGA